From Gallus gallus isolate bGalGal1 chromosome 14, bGalGal1.mat.broiler.GRCg7b, whole genome shotgun sequence, one genomic window encodes:
- the CCNF gene encoding cyclin-F isoform X1, which yields MKAGVVHCRCSRCFCFPSKRRLRKRPRVLTLLSLPEDVLLHVVKGLPAEDLLSLRAVHSHLKYLVDDHASVWACASFEDVWPSVKTLKVFERAAERGNFEAAVKLGIAYLYNEGLSISDEGRAEVNGLKASHFFSLAERLNVCAAPFIWLFIRPPWSLTGSCCKAVVYESLKAECQLDKAQKGSILYCLAKVLSLFEDEEKRKESLEMFEESSKQGCLNSSYLLWENNRKVAMLDPGRYLQSLRKLRDYAAKGCWDAQIALAKACGNGNQLGLEAKSSSEMVAQMFQASRPISKQNIFTVQKKINETMRYILVDWLVEVATMKDFSCLCLHMTVGCVDRYLKLRPVPRYQLQLLGIACMVICTRFISKEILTIREAVWLTDNTYKYEDLVRMMGEIISALEGKIRIPTVVDYKEVLSNIVSLERRTLHLYSFICELSLLNTSLFVYSPARLAAAALLLAKILHGHAHPWTSQLSECTGFSLEDLLPCVLHLHQKCFHDEVPKDYRQVSLTAVRQRFEDERYDEVGKEKVMSYSQLCSLLGVKQEDPKPSPLHTNVIEIKAFFSSPSGKRSKRRREDSTQDDRGSLVTTPTAELSTQEESLLDSFLDWSLDSCSGYEGDRESEGERDGDVTSPSGILDVTVVYMDPAEHCCQDSSDEDSLSVEWPGHAAPPRKARTPDETCRVSACTASRNPNWEGSSGYSSISGASPTSSVEGSCGVPLKPTSALSCGSTMNKEQCLPHYLESCLQSVRARASDRNSNRRQVKRKNLAEHSEERVNLGFLSL from the exons ATGAAGGCGGGCG tggtTCACTGCCGCTGTTCcagatgcttctgtttcccttccAAGCGAAGGCTAAGGAAACGGCCCCGCGTCCTGACGTTGCTAAGTCTGCCTGAGGATGTTCTGCTTCATGTTGTGAAAGGCCTTCCTGCTGAGGACCTCCTCTCACTCAGAGCG GTGCACTCCCATCTTAAATACCTCGTGGATGATCATGCTAGTGTTTGGGCATGTGCAAGTTTTGAAGACGTATGGCCTTCTGTGAAAACTCTGAAGGTGTTTGAAAG agctgctgaaagGGGCAACTTTGAAGCTGCTGTGAAGCTGGGAATAGCGTACCTGTACAATGAAGGCT tgtCCATCTCCGATGAGGGCCGTGCAGAAGTGAATGGATTAAAGGCATCTCATTTCTTCAGTCTTGCAGAGCGGCTGAATGTGTGTGCAGCCCCATTCATCTGGCTTTTTATTCGTCCTCCCTGGTCCTTGACTGGAAGCTGTTGTAAAGCTGTGGTCTATGAGAGTCTTAAAGCAGAGTGTCAGCTGGACAAA GCTCAGAAAGGATCTATTCTGTACTGCTTGGCTAAGGTCTTGAGTCTCTTTGAG gatgaagaaaaaagaaaagagtccCTTGAAATGTTTGAAGAGTCTTCAAAGCAGGGTTGTTTAAATAGTTCCTACCTCCTTtgggaaaataacagaaaggtTGCT ATGTTAGACCCTGGCAGATACCTCCAAAGTCTCAGGAAGCTACGGGACTATGCAGCAAAGGGATGCTGGGATGCACAG ATAGCTTTAGCCAAAGCTTGTGGAAATGGAAACCAACTAGGATTAGAAGCAAAATCTTCCAGTGAAATGGTGGCTCAGATGTTTCAAGCCTCCCGTCCTATCAGCAAGCAAAATATCTTCactgtgcaaaagaaaataaatgaaacaatgaG GTACATCCTGGTTGACTGGCTGGTGGAAGTGGCTACCATGAAAGACTTTTCTTGCCTATGCCTTCACATGACAGTGGGGTGTGTGGACCGTTACTTGAAGCTGAGACCTGTACCCCGGTATCAACTCCAACTCCTGGGAATAGCCTGCATGGTCATTTGCACACG TTTTATCAGCAAAGAAATCTTGACAATACGGGAGGCTGTATGGCTAACGGACAATACATACAAATATGAAGACCTGGTCAGAATGATGGGCGAGATCATCTCTGCCCTAGAGGGAAAGATAAGG ATACCTACTGTTGTGGACTACAAAGAAGTACTGTCAAACATAGTCTCACTGGAGAGAAGAACTCTTCACCTTTACAGCTTCATTTGTGAGCTGTCGCTCTTAAACACAAGCCTTTTTGTGTACTCTCCAGCTcggctggctgctgcagcactgctgctggctaAGATACTGCATGGCCAcg CACATCCCTGGACCAGCCAGCTGTCTGAGTGCACTGGGTTCTCTCTCGAAGACCTGTTGCCATGTGTGTTACACCTTCATCAAAAATG tttccaTGATGAGGTCCCTAAGGATTATAGGCAGGTGTCTTTAACTGCAGTGAGACAAAGATTTGAAGATGAGCGTTACGATGAAGTAGGCAAAGAAAAG GTGATGAGCTACAGCCAGCTCTGTTCACTGCTGGGTGTGAAGCAGGAGGACCCAAAGCCCAGTCCCTTGCACACAAATGTCATAGAAATTAAAGCTTTCTTTAGCTCTCCCTCTGGAAAGAGATCTAAGAG GAGGAGGGAAGACAGCACTCAGGATGACAGGGGCAGCTTAGTGACTACACCTACAGCTGAGCTATCCACCCAGGAAGAAAGTCTTCTGGACAGCTTTCTGGACTGGAGTTTAGATTCCTGCTCTGGTTATGAAGGTGATCGGGAAAGTGAAGGCGAGAGGGATGGAGATG TCACAAGTCCCAGTGGAATCTTGGATGTGACTGTGGTTTACATGGatccagcagagcactgctgtcagGACTCCAGTGATGAAGACAGCTTATCTGTAGAGTGGCCTGGGCACGCAGCACCACCGAGGAAGGCCAGGACACCAGATGAAACTTGCAGAGTTtcagcctgcactgcctcaaGAAATCCCAACTGGGAAGGGAGCTCGGGCTACTCCTCCATCAGTGGTGCAAGTCCTACATCTTCTGTGGAAGGCAGCTGTGGAGTACCTCTCAAACCTACCTCAGCACTGTCTTGTGGCAGTACCATGAACAAGGAGCAGTGCCTTCCTCACTACCTGGAATCATGTTTACAGTCGGTGCGGGCTAGAGCTAGTGATAGGAATTCCAACCGAAGGCAAGTCAAGCGCAAAAACTTAGCAG